GGATTGGACACAGTATAAAAGATATTTTAGAAGCACATGTTCCTCCGAAAGGCTTATTAGGATGCGGGCATAAGGGTCTTTctatagaaatagagaaacaaattatttttcaattttgtttctaTTGTAGAGAGAAAAAAAGATATGTTTCAATCATTCATTTCTAGTTGAAACAAATTATGGCAGGACAGACCCGGTGAACCGACGATCAGAAATGGAAGAGTCTTTTCCTTATTTCATAGATTTCAGCGTTGATAATGGAAGAAATGAAAAGAATAAAAATGAGCCAGCTATTGGGATCGAACTGATGACCATCACATTACAAGTGCGATGCTCTAACCTCTGAGCTAAGCAGGCTCATATGCATGCAGTATGTAGTCACATACTTATTGGCTGAAATGAAAAAATCTCTTCAAAATTGCTAGAATTATAGTGAATCGAATTAGAATAATGCAATTCAGATTAAAATGAATTGCATTGTGTCAAATTCCTGGAGAGTTATACATTTGTGTATTTATAAGACCATTGGCTATTTCTTGAAGTTCAATCTCTCCTCCAGATAGACCATATAGCCAAGAAAGACCACAAGCAAGAATGGAAGAACTTGTTCCACCCATAAGTAAATATTTCATAATAGCCTCATTAGACCGTACATCTCTTTTGGTATATCCAGATAATAGATAAGAACATAGACTTAAACATTCTAAAGATACGAAGATAGTTGTTAAATCATTAGCACCACATAAAAACATTCCTCCTAGAGTAGCTGTTAATATGAACAGCAAAAACTCTGTTACAGCCATTTCTATACATTGAATGTATTCCACGGATAGAGGAATACATAAAGTGGAACATAATAAAATTAGAAAccgaaatattttattaaaattgttTGTTTGGAAATTA
This genomic stretch from Cryptomeria japonica chromosome 8, Sugi_1.0, whole genome shotgun sequence harbors:
- the LOC131046962 gene encoding NAD(P)H-quinone oxidoreductase subunit 2 A, chloroplastic-like is translated as MAVTEFLLFILTATLGGMFLCGANDLTTIFVSLECLSLCSYLLSGYTKRDVRSNEAIMKYLLMGGTSSSILACGLSWLYGLSGGEIELQEIANGLINTQMYNSPGI